In Vicinamibacteria bacterium, the genomic window GCTCTCCGACTGATTCAGGAGCAGGTGGATCGATATTGGGAATCCGTGAAAGGATAGCGGATGCCCCTCCCCGACGACCTTTTGCGTCCCGGGATCGAGCTGCGAGAGACCCATATCTCCTGGGTCTTCTTGAGCGCAAACGAGGTGTGGAAGGTCAAGAAACCCGTCGAGCTCGGGTTTCTCGACTTCAGCACGATCGAGAAACGGCGGGAGGCGTGCGAGGCTGAAGTCCGCCTGAACCGCCGCTTGGCGCCCGGCGTGTATCGGGGAGTCGTTCCCGTTCACCGAGGCGAGGCGGGTCACCTTTCCATCGATGGCACCGGAGCGGTGATCGATTGGGCGGTCCACATGTGGCGCCTTCCCGATCGGGATCGCGCGGACGTGAGGTTGTCCCAGGGTCGGCTGACGCAGGATCACGTGGAGACCATCGCCGAGCGCGTGGCTCGCTTCCACGAGGAGTGTGACAGTAACGATCATACGGCACGGTTCGGAGCGCTCGAGGTCATCGGCAGGAACGTTCGCGAGAACTTCGAGCAGGCCCGAGCGACGATACTCGAGTACGTCAGCCAGGAACAGGCAAACGAGATCGAGTCGTGGCAGACGGAGTTCGTCGACGCTCGAAAGGCTCTTTTCGAGGCGCGCATTCGCGAGCGCCGCATTCGCGACGGGCACGGGGATTTGCGCCTCGAGCACGTCTATCTCGACGAAGCCGGCGAGGTCGTCATCATCGACTGCATCGAGTTCAACGAGCGCTTTCGCTTCGCCGACGTCTGTGCCGACGTCGTCTTCCTCGCCATGGATCTGGCCCGCTCGGAACGTGTCGATCTCGCCGAACGCTTCGTCGCGCTCTATGCGCGGGAAGCCAACGACTTCGACCTCTATCCGCTCGTCGACTTCTACGAGAGCTATCGAGCTTTCGTCCGGGGGAAGATCGCCGCCATGATTGCCTCGGATCCCGAGGCCGACGCCATGGTAAGGGAGAAGAATCGGGAGGATGCACGAACTTACTACCTTCTGGCCCTGGCGTCCGAGAGGCGTGCCCTCGTGCCTCCCGCTCTCGTGGTCGTCGGAGGAATCATGGCCTCGGGAAAATCCACGGTGGCCTCGCGAGCGGCGGCCGAGCTCGCCGTTCCGATGATCGACGCCGACCGAACCCGCAAGTTCCTCGCCGGGGTGGAGCCGACGACGCCGATCCCGGCGAAGCCGTGGCAGGGCGTCTACTCCCGCGAGTTCAGCGAGAAAGTCTATGAGGAGCTCTTTCGGCGCGCACGAGCGGTGTTGACCTCCGGCCGACCGGTGATCCTGGATGCGACGTTTCGCTCGGCAGCGCATCGCTCCGCTGCCCGAAAGCTCGCCGCCGAGCTCGGGGTGCCCTTCGCTTTCGTCGAGTGCCGGGCGACCACCGAAGTCTGTCGCGAGCGTCTCTTGCGGCGTCGTGAGGAGGTGGGCGTGAGCGACGGGCGATTGGCGATCTTCGATGATTTTGTGAAGAAGTGGGAGCCGGTGACCGATCTCCCCAAGGAGGAGCACTTCGTCGTCGACACGACGAAGCCGCTGGAGCAGACCATGGACCAGCTTCGGCGACGTCTCCCCGTCTCGTTCGCGCCGCTCACGCACTGAGACGCGCGGGAAGACTCCCGGATCATGCCTCTTTGTCCGTCCCGCAGAGCGCGGCCGCTTCCGCCGCCGCCGAAGCGATGCCGGATCCCGACCCGCACGGGGTCTTTGCACGCCGATGGGGTGGACCGTGAGAATCGGCGGCTCCTGTTCTAGAATCACCGACATGAGCACTTCACCGATGGAACGCAAGGTCGACGTATTCGAGCATGGGAAGGATCGGGACGGCACTTCCCGAACCTGTGACCGGCGGCTGTTCATGCAGCTCCAGGTCTTTACCGACTGTCTGGCGTTCGAGAAAGCGATTGAATCCGTCGAGGGGAGCGGACTCGAAGCCGTGGTCTATGCCGACGTCCACGATCCCCGAGGCGTCGGAATCCTCACCATGACCGAGGATCCCGTCGAGCTCGTCACCCGAGCGCATCCGGTCCTGAACGCAGATCCCTTCCGCACGATGCGATTTCGTCCCGAGCTCACGATGCTGGGGCGAACCTATTCGAGCGGATTCGAACCGGACCTGGAAGACTGGCTTCTCCAAAAGCCGCGACGCAATACACGAAATACCGAGTGGCGGTGGGCGATCTGGTATCCGCTGAGGCGGGTCGGAGCCTTCAACGCACTTCCAGACGAGGAGCAGAAGAGCATACTTCGCGAGCACGGTGGGATTGGAAGGCTGTACGGTGAGGAGGACCTCGCTCATGATATTCGCCTCGCTTGTCACGGCCTGGACGCTCACGACAACGAGTTCGTCATTGGACTCGTGGGAAGAGAGCTCCATCCACTCTCGCATCTCGTACAAAGGATGCGGCGCACGCGCCAGACGTCGGAATTCATGGAGAAGATGGGCCCGTTCTTCGTCGGCCGCGCGGTTTGGCAGCGACCGCTCGATTAGCGGAGTCCGCCGGAGAGAAGTCTCTCGAGCCCGGTGGCCGCGGCCACGGTGGGCGATCTCTTCTACGACGGTCGGCAGCTAGTCGAATCACTGGATTGGCCAGACGAATGAATGCAGCCCGGTCAGACGACTCTCTAGATTCGCCGAATTCTCTCGACTTCGAATATATTGGGTGGCGCGTTTCCCGGAGGTAAAGTTCATGAAGTTGGGATTTAGCCTGCCGGTGGCGGGACCCAGCGCGACCGCGGAGGGCATAACCCGTGTGGCGAAGAGGGCCGAAGAGCTAGGCTACCACAGCCTCTGGACGTGGGAACGTCTCCTGGTTCCCCTGAAGCCGCAGACTTCTTACATCGGCACGGCTGACGGCTCGTACCCGGACTACTTTTCCCGAGTGATGGATCCCCTCGACGTGCTGACCTTCGCGGCCGCCCATACGTCGCGCATCCGCCTCGGGGTGAGTGTGGCAGTGATGGGCCACTATCACCCGCTCCCTTTCGCCCGCCGATGTGCCACCATCGACGTGCTCTCCGGGGGGCGGTTGGACGTTGGCCTCGGACAGGGCTGGTCGAAGGACGAGCACGACGCCATGGGAGTTGCGATGAAGGATCGCGCGCGTCGCGCCGACGAGTTCGTCGATGTCCTGAAGAAGGCATGGACGGAGAAGATCGTGGAATTTCAGGGCGATTTCTTTCAGGTTCCGCCCTCTCGTATCGACCTCAAGCCCGTTCAGAAGCCTCATCCGCCCATCTACATGGCCGCCTTTTCACCGGGCGCAATGAATCGAATCGCCGCGAAAGCCAACGGCTGGACTCCGGTCGCCGTCCCCATCAAGGCGATGCCAGACATGCTGAACGGCATCAAGGAGATGGCGAAGGCGGAGGGCCGGGCTCCAACGGAAATCAAGCTGGTCGTGCGGGCGAACGTGCACGTCACCGATAAGCCGCTCGCGGAGAGATTTCCCTACGTGGGGTCCTGGGATCAGATCCTGTCCGACATCGAGGAGACTCGACGGTTGGGAGCCGACGAGCTCTTCGTGGATCCTCAGGGCGGCTCGCCGGAGACTTTCCTGGAGGTGATGGAGCGGTTGCGGCCGTAACAACTTCATCTCTTCAAGGAGCGTCCACACGCGTTCTCTCAGCTCTTTGCCAGTCATTCCATGTCTAGCGCGGCGGGAGCGGATCTCACGATCCACACCCGCTCGAGAACGACTTTCTCGATGAGAAATGAGCTCAGGAGCTCGAAGGATCGCTGGGCGTTCATCTTGCCATGAACGGTGCCGAGTAACGGTGTCGCGAGTGCGCGGATTCGGCGGCGCTCGACTTCCTTGCGAAGGCTGCGCACCGCTTCGGCGATCCAGGTCTCCCGCCACGTCGGGTTTTCGTGGAGCCGGTGGACGATGGCCAGGAGTAACATAGGCTTTCCCGGGCGCACGACGATGCTGCCCGGTTCGATCTCTATCGCGTCGCGGGCGCGGGTCATCACGCGGATCGGATGCTCGACGGGCAGCTCCAGGCGCGGCTCGGAGCTCAGGGACAGGTACGAATCCTCCTCCTCGACGAACGCGTCGACGGGAAACGGCGGCTCTTCGCGAGGACTCAGCACG contains:
- a CDS encoding chlorite dismutase family protein, whose product is MSTSPMERKVDVFEHGKDRDGTSRTCDRRLFMQLQVFTDCLAFEKAIESVEGSGLEAVVYADVHDPRGVGILTMTEDPVELVTRAHPVLNADPFRTMRFRPELTMLGRTYSSGFEPDLEDWLLQKPRRNTRNTEWRWAIWYPLRRVGAFNALPDEEQKSILREHGGIGRLYGEEDLAHDIRLACHGLDAHDNEFVIGLVGRELHPLSHLVQRMRRTRQTSEFMEKMGPFFVGRAVWQRPLD
- a CDS encoding TIGR03619 family F420-dependent LLM class oxidoreductase, with translation MKLGFSLPVAGPSATAEGITRVAKRAEELGYHSLWTWERLLVPLKPQTSYIGTADGSYPDYFSRVMDPLDVLTFAAAHTSRIRLGVSVAVMGHYHPLPFARRCATIDVLSGGRLDVGLGQGWSKDEHDAMGVAMKDRARRADEFVDVLKKAWTEKIVEFQGDFFQVPPSRIDLKPVQKPHPPIYMAAFSPGAMNRIAAKANGWTPVAVPIKAMPDMLNGIKEMAKAEGRAPTEIKLVVRANVHVTDKPLAERFPYVGSWDQILSDIEETRRLGADELFVDPQGGSPETFLEVMERLRP
- a CDS encoding AAA family ATPase, translating into MPLPDDLLRPGIELRETHISWVFLSANEVWKVKKPVELGFLDFSTIEKRREACEAEVRLNRRLAPGVYRGVVPVHRGEAGHLSIDGTGAVIDWAVHMWRLPDRDRADVRLSQGRLTQDHVETIAERVARFHEECDSNDHTARFGALEVIGRNVRENFEQARATILEYVSQEQANEIESWQTEFVDARKALFEARIRERRIRDGHGDLRLEHVYLDEAGEVVIIDCIEFNERFRFADVCADVVFLAMDLARSERVDLAERFVALYAREANDFDLYPLVDFYESYRAFVRGKIAAMIASDPEADAMVREKNREDARTYYLLALASERRALVPPALVVVGGIMASGKSTVASRAAAELAVPMIDADRTRKFLAGVEPTTPIPAKPWQGVYSREFSEKVYEELFRRARAVLTSGRPVILDATFRSAAHRSAARKLAAELGVPFAFVECRATTEVCRERLLRRREEVGVSDGRLAIFDDFVKKWEPVTDLPKEEHFVVDTTKPLEQTMDQLRRRLPVSFAPLTH